The following are encoded in a window of Vicugna pacos chromosome 2, VicPac4, whole genome shotgun sequence genomic DNA:
- the LOC102536368 gene encoding small ribosomal subunit protein uS12-like, translating into MGLASRWTLQEVNGGCQGLRTAKKLCCHHQDQRWHDNEYKRAHLGTALKASPSGATLQAKGILLEKVKVEARQLKSAVRKVFRDHLIKKSKKLTAFIPNDGCSHFIAENGDVLVAGFGYKCHAGGDIPETHFKVVKVASVSLLALCKGKKKRRRS; encoded by the exons ATGGGCCTCGCATCCCGCTGGACGTTGCAGGAAGTT aatggtggttgccaagggctgaga ACTGCCAAGAAGCTCTGCTGCCACCATCAGGACCAGAGGTGGCATGATAACGAGTACAAGAGAGCCCATTTGGGCACAGCCCTGAAGGCTAGCCCCTCTGGAGCTACTTTACAGGCAAAGGGAATTTTGCTAGAAAAAGTCAAGGTTGAAGCCAGACAGTTGAAGTCTGCTGTCAGGAAGGTTTTCAGGGATCATCTGATCAAGAAGAGCAAGAAACTCACAGCTTTCATACCCAATGATGGTTGCTCGCACTTCATTGCAGAAAACGGTGATGTTCTTGTTGCTG GATTTGGTTACAAATGTCATGCTGGTGGTGACATTCCTGAGACCCACTTTAAAGTTGTCAAAGTAGCCAGTGTGTCTCTCTTGGCCTTATGCAAAGGCAAGAAGAAAAGACGGAGATCCTAA